The Coregonus clupeaformis isolate EN_2021a chromosome 3, ASM2061545v1, whole genome shotgun sequence genome includes a region encoding these proteins:
- the LOC121537851 gene encoding protocadherin alpha-3-like, whose translation MEQRGCGAWWEQRQWVAFMVALVLFWSGTSAQLRYSIYEELKDGTVVGNIAKDLGIDLSTLKERGFRIVSGSTEPLFQVNQNDGILYVNRKIDREEVCERSSVCLINLKTVLENPLEIHYVAVEVLDVNDHSPSFPEKEKLLEISESAVPGARFQLNAAHDRDGGIYSIQQYKLSPNDHFRLEVKDRSEDRKTPTLILQKALDREAIRSHGLLLTAIDGGKPPKSGDMRITVDVLDVNDNTPVFTKEVYSVLLKENSPLGTTVIQINATDLDEGSNGEIMYSFANDVGGRVRKRFDLDPITGEIIVKGVINFEENNSFEIDIQASDKGTAPLTTDKTIIINVIDVNDNAPEIEVTSFSNAIPENSKPGTTVALISVNDLDSGLNGKVLCSLLEDLPFKLIPSLQDNMFSVVTKSPLDREKQSEYDLTIVAKDAGEPSLSSIKTIRVVVSDVNDNSPEFSLSPYTFYVAENNDPGGSVFSVTASDRDMNENALMSYHILRDGGEENKWASFLNMNPENGNILALKSFDFETLKTFQFQVVATDSGTPSLSSNVTVNVFILDQNDNAPVILYPVSGNGSAEGVEEIPRNVNAGHLVTKVRAYDADIGYNGWLLFSLQEVTDHSLFALDRYTGQIRTLRSFTETDEAEHKLVILVKDNGNVSLSATATVIFTVVEPKEAFAASDVKRAVKDEEENSITFYLIITLGSVSALFLISIIVLIVMQCSKPTDYSSKYLQDVNYDGTLCHSIQYRSGDKRYMLVGPRMSTGSTIVPGSNGNTLVLPDHRRASGEVRS comes from the coding sequence ATGGAACAAAGAGGATGCGGGGCATGGTGGGAGCAACGGCAGTGGGTCGCCTTCATGGTTGCTTTGGTTCTCTTTTGGAGCGGGACTTCAGCTCAGTTAAGATACTCCATCTATGAAGAGCTTAAGGACGGAACTGTCGTTGGGAATATAGCTAAGGATTTGGGAATAGATCTAAGCACATTGAAGGAAAGGGGATTTCGAATCGTATCTGGCTCGACTGAACCCCTTTTCCAGGTGAACCAGAATGACGGCATCTTGTATGTGAACCGAAAAATAGACAGAGAGGAGGTGTGTGAACGGAGCAGCGTGTGTTTGATAAACCTGAAAACCGTTCTAGAGAACCCGCTGGAGATCCATTATGTTGCGGTGGAGGTGTTAGATGTGAACGACCATTCTCCCAGCTTTCCAGAGAAAGAGAAACTGTTAGAGATATCAGAGTCTGCGGTACCTGGGGCTCGATTTCAGCTTAATGCTGCTCATGATCGAGATGGAGGCATTTATTCTATTCAGCAGTATAAACTCAGCCCCAATGATCATTTTCGTTTGGAAGTTAAAGATCGAAGTGAGGACCGCAAAACCCCTACTTTGATTTTACAGAAGGCGTTAGATAGAGAGGCCATAAGGAGCCATGGATTACTGCTCACAGCTATTGATGGAGGTAAACCTCCTAAATCTGGAGACATGAGAATAACTGTAGATGTATTAGATGTAAACGATAACACCCCTGTCTTTACTAAGGAAGTATACTCTGTATTGCTGAAGGAAAATTCCCCTTTAGGCACAACAGTCATACAGATAAACGCGACTGATTTGGACGAAGGTTCAAATGGTGAAATAATGTATTCTTTTGCCAACGACGTGGGCGGTAGGGTACGGAAACGTTTTGATTTAGACCCAATTACGGGGGAAATAATTGTAAAGGGTGTTATTAATTTCGAGGAAAATAACAGCTTTGAGATTGATATTCAGGCATCAGACAAGGGGACAGCTCCTTTGACAACTGACAAAACTATTATTATCAATGTAATTGACGTTAATGACAATGCACCTGAGATTGAAGTGACATCATTTTCTAACGCAATCCCTGAGAATTCCAAACCTGGAACTACTGTAGCACTGATCAGTGTTAATGATTTGGACTCTGGTCTCAATGGCAAAGTTCTTTGCTCGCTACTTGAAGATTTACCTTTCAAACTAATTCCCTCTTTACAAGACAACATGTTTTCTGTAGTGACCAAGTCACCACTCGATAGAGAGAAACAGTCTGAATATGATCTAACAATAGTAGCCAAAGACGCAGGGGAACCATCCTTGTCATCTATAAAGACTATCCGCGTTGTTGTATCAGATGTGAATGATAACAGTCCAGAGTTTTCACTGAGTCCCTATACTTTCTATGTCGCTGAGAATAACGACCCAGGAGGGTCAGTATTTTCAGTGACTGCCTCAGATCGTGACATGAATGAAAACGCTCTTATGTCATATCATATTTTGAGAGATGGTGGCGAGGAGAACAAATGGGCATCTTTTCTGAACATGAATCCTGAAAATGGGAACATTTTGGCGCTAAAAAGCTTTGACTTTGAAACTCTCAAAACATTCCAATTCCAAGTTGTAGCTACAGACTCTGGAACTCCGTCACTAAGCAGCAACGTCACAGTCAACGTGTTCATTCTGGATCAGAACGACAACGCTCCAGTGATCTTGTATCCAGTCAGTGGTAACGGTTCCGCTGAAGGTGTGGAGGAGATTCCCCGCAATGTGAATGCAGGCCATTTGGTGACTAAAGTGAGAGCCTATGACGCTGATATAGGATATAACGGCTGGTTATTATTTTCATTGCAGGAAGTTACTGACCACAGTCTCTTTGCTTTGGACCGCTATACAGGGCAGATAAGGACACTTCGGTCATTCACAGAGACAGACGAGGCTGAGCATAAACTGGTCATACTGGTAAAAGACAATGGGAACGTTTCACTGTCAGCAACAGCTACAGTGATTTTCACCGTTGTGGAACCCAAAGAGGCTTTTGCAGCTTCCGATGTTAAAAGAGCAGTTAAAGACGAGGAGGAGAACAgcattacattttatttgataaTTACTTTGGGGTCAGTTTCAGCGCTTTTTCTCATCAGTATCATCGTGTTGATTGTAATGCAGTGCTCCAAACCCACAGACTATTCCTCCAAGTATTTACAAGACGTGAATTACGACGGGACACTGTGCCACAGCATCCAGTACAGATCCGGAGACAAACGGTACATGTTAGTTGGACCCAGAATGAGTACAGGTTCTACTATAGTCCCGGGCAGCAATGGAAATACTCTAGTGCTACCCGACCACAGAAGAGCTTCTGGAGAGGTAAGAAGTTGA
- the LOC121543834 gene encoding protocadherin alpha-8-like, whose product MGDGGQRRRWEYWWVIQNVSLLLCFGEKVSAQIRYSIPEEVKEGSIVGNVAKDLDLDVSTLVERRFRIVSGSEDSLFQVNQNNGALYVHKNIDREELCDGNNACLINLKIAVENPLEIHYVSIEITDINDHSPIFPEKDQYLEMPENTFPGARFELQTARDVDVGINSVHLYKLGQNAHFELQLIDSGEGDKIPFLILQKQLDREQNTKHMLLLTALDGGNPPKSGTLNITVTVLDVNDNRPICSQDEYSVTLPENALNGTIVLRVNATDADDGPNGVVEYTLGRTIKRKIHDIFELDHVTGEIQVKGQVDFEVKEVYRLNVQASDKGQPPTSVDCRVIIKIGDVNDNQPEIDVTSLYNTVSEDSKPGTVISLISVTDKDSGINGKVIASISEDISFELKPSFQENVYSIATKGRLDRELVSHYDITITAIDCGQPPLSTFKTLSVQISDVNDNSPEFSPKTLELYLVENNVPGASIFAVSASDKDLNENAAISYHIVREGTQNDMASFLNIDSDNGHISALKSFDFEILKTFQFQVVATDSGTPSLSSNVTVNVFIMDQNDNAPVILYPVSANGSAEGVEEIPRNVNAGHLVTKVRAYDADIGYNGWLLFSLQEVTDHSLFALDRYTGQIRTLRSFTETDEAEHKLVILVKDNGNVSLSATATVKINVVEPKEAFAASDVKSSVKDEEENFVTFYLIITLGSVSALFLISIIVLIVMQCSKPTDYSSKYLQDVNYDGTLCHSIQYRSGDKRYMLVGPRMSTGSTIVPGSNGNTLVLPEHRSRASGEVIAVHDSGAETL is encoded by the exons ATGGGAGACGGAGGACAAAGGCGCAGATGGGAGTACTGGTGGGTTATTCAGAATGTATCTTTGCTGCTCTGCTTCGGGGAGAAGGTTTCGGCACAGATAAGGTACTCTATTCCAGAGGAGGTGAAAGAGGGATCCATTGTTGGAAATGTTGCTAAGGATTTGGATCTTGACGTCAGTACTTTGGTGGAGAGACGGTTTCGTATCGTTTCTGGATCTGAGGACTCTCTTTTCCAGGTAAATCAGAACAATGGCGCCTTGTATGTTCATAAAAATATCGACAGAGAGGAGCTCTGTGATGGCAATAACGCATGCTTGATAAACCTCAAAATCGCTGTCGAAAATCCACTTGAAATCCACTATGTCAGCATAGAAATAACGGATATAAATGATCACTCTCCTATTTTCCCTGAAAAAGATCAGTATCTAGAAATGCCAGAAAATACCTTTCCAGGTGCGCGATTCGAACTCCAGACTGCGCGCGATGTTGACGTTGGAATCAATTCTGTTCATTTGTATAAGTTAGGTCAAAATGCACATTTTGAATTACAGTTAATTGATAGTGGTGAAGGTGACAAAATACCATTTTTAATTTTGCAGAAGCAATTGGATAGAGAGCAAAACACTAAACATATGCTATTACTTACAGCACTAGACGGAGGGAATCCACCTAAGTCAGGCACCTTGAATATCACTGTTACAGTTCTTGATGTAAATGACAACCGACCCATCTGCAGTCAAGACGAATATTCAGTAACATTGCCTGAAAACGCTCTAAATGGAACTATTGTCCTCCGAGTAAACGCCACAGATGCTGACGATGGCCCAAATGGAGTAGTGGAATACACACTTGGAAGAACCATAAAGCGTAAAATACATGACATCTTTGAATTAGATCACGTAACTGGTGAAATTCAAGTCAAAGGCCAGGTTGATTTTGAAGTAAAGGAGGTTTACAGGTTAAATGTACAGGCTTCTGATAAGGGACAACCTCCAACAAGTGTTGATTGTAGAGTTATTATTAAAATAGGAGATGTAAATGATAACCAACCAGAAATAGATGTGACTTCCCTCTATAACACAGTGTCCGAAGATTCTAAACCAGGAACTGTTATTTCTCTCATCAGTGTAACAGATAAAGATTCCGGTATTAATGGTAAAGTCATTGCTAGTATATCTGAAGACATATCATTTGAATTAAAACCATCATTTCAGGAGAATGTGTATTCTATCGCCACAAAGGGGCGCTTAGATCGAGAACTCGTGTCCCATTATGACATCACAATAACAGCCATTGACTGTGGTCAGCCTCCTCTGTCCACATTCAAAACTCTGAGCGTCCAGATATCAGATGTGAACGACAACAGCCCAGAATTCTCCCCCAAAACCCTTGAGCTGTACTTAGTGGAAAATAACGTTCCAGGTGCGTCCATATTCGCTGTAAGCGCCTCTGATAAAGACTTGAATGAAAATGCTGCGATATCATATCATATAGTTAGAGAAGGGACACAGAATGATATGGCATCTTTTTTGAACATCGATTCTGATAATGGACATATTTCCGCGCTAAAAAGCTTTGACTTTGAAATCCTCAAAACGTTCCAATTCCAAGTTGTAGCTACAGACTCTGGAACTCCGTCACTAAGCAGTAACGTCACAGTGAACGTATTCATTATGGATCAGAACGACAACGCTCCAGTGATCTTGTATCCAGTCAGTGCTAACGGTTCCGCTGAAGGTGTGGAGGAGATTCCCCGTAATGTGAACGCAGGCCATTTGGTGACTAAAGTGAGGGCCTATGACGCTGATATAGGATATAACGGCTGGTTATTATTTTCACTGCAGGAAGTTACTGACCACAGTCTCTTTGCTTTGGACCGCTATACAGGACAGATTAGGACACTTCGGTCATTCACAGAGACAGACGAGGCTGAGCATAAACTGGTCATACTGGTTAAAGACAATGGAAACGTTTCGCTCTCGGCAACAGCTACTGTGAAGATCAACGTTGTAGAGCCCAAAGAGGCTTTTGCAGCTTCAGATGTTAAAAGCTCAGTAAAAGACGAGGAAGAGAATTTCGTTACATTTTATTTGATCATTACTTTGGGGTCAGTTTCAGCGCTTTTTCTCATCAGTATCATCGTGTTGATTGTAATGCAGTGCTCCAAACCTACAGACTATTCCTCCAAGTATTTACAAGATGTGAATTACGACGGGACACTGTGCCACAGCATCCAGTACAGATCCGGGGACAAACGGTACATGTTAGTTGGACCCAGAATGAGTACAGGTTCTACTATAGTTCCGGGCAGCAATGGGAATACTCTAGTGCTACCTGAACACAGGAGCAGAGCTTCTGGAGAG GTGATCGCTGTCCACGACAGTGGTGCTGAAACACTGTAA